One Candidatus Woesebacteria bacterium genomic window, ACTTAAAAAGAAAAATTTTGAACCTAAAGCCAGACTTTAAAAGATGCTTCATCAAATGAATTATAACATTATAGAAGAATAATCTTACCTTTCAGAGCAGGGCTTGTTTGTATTGTAACCAAAAAGATAAGCTTCGCCTCTTAGATCTTCAATCTCAAAAACTTTAGTAAGGAAATGAGATTTCATTTGATCCTGAGACACAGAAAATCTATCTCCAACTAAAAGCAAGTCTTTACCACAAATCTCACCCCACTCAATAGGCTTAATTATAATATTGTCTATCACAAAAATCTCATAAGGATTAACTTCACCACTATAGTAAGGCGTTATCAGTTGCGACTTCAGATTATTCTGCATCAAATATGGGTCAGCGCCCAGAATATAAGCCGACACCGTTCCTATACCCCATGCTCTGTCTGTCCTATCAATATAGATTTTGTTTTCCCTATACTTATCTATCTGCTTCAAAAGCTTAAGATAAGGGAAACTGCCCTCTGAATTTACTATCCGATATTTAAAAAGCACAAACCTCGAAGTGTACAAAATAAATAAAGAGTAGATAAGCAGTAGGGAAAAAACCAATAAACGAAATAGCCCATTCTTAATAAATTTAAAAACCATATAGAAACCATAAGAAATAATGTTAGTAATTAACCAAAGAAACACCAACACCCTAATAGGAAAAAAGATATCTCCTGTAAGACCAGCAGGAACTGGAGATATTAAAATCAAAAAACTAAAAACTTTTACAATATTCCTATCTATATTATTGATAAAACCTCTCAACCCCAAGACGGCTAAAAACAAAAACAAAGGATAAAAAACACTCAAATCAGGACCTACTCTACCGAGCTCATTACCTGAATTAAAGAATAAATTTTTGGGAGAAAAATAATCAAGATAATGGCCGGCAAAATTTTTAAAGGCAAACAATACCTTTCCACTAAAGTCTGAGTTAACAAAAGCGGGATCACTAAAATAACCTACCTGTGCCAATCTTCTTGTCAAAGCGCCTGTTTTTGCAATATACAAATGAGGCAAGATAAATAAAAGAAAAACAAAGAACCCATAAAGCAAAGCTTTCTTGTTAGCTTTAAAGTAATTTCTAGACAAAATGATAAAAAAGAAAATGTACAAAAAGGCTGTAACTCTTTCCGTGTAATAAGTATGTGTTGAAAGACCCAAAAACAAACAACCAAGGACAAAAAATAAAGTTTGTCTTCTACTTTTCTCAAGAGATAAAAGGGTAAAAAACACACCCAACCCAAAAACTAAAACTACCAGATTTCCCTCAGCAGTAAGTCTCCCAAAATGAACAGACCATGGAGAAATGGCTACAAACAAAGCAGCGAAAACGCCCTGCAAAATTTTTTCTTCTTTTTTTCCCAAACCGAAAAACTTCCAAAAATAAAAAGAAAGAATCACTAAAAGAACTCCCGAAAAAGCCGAGACAAACCTAGCAGCGAAAATGGTGTTACCAAATAAAAATACTGGAATAGTAGTTAAATAGGTATAAACAGGAGGCTGATATGAACCGTTAGCCCGAAAAAGAATAGGAAAGGTTTGGCCGTACATATCGCGACCTGTTTTAATAAGCGAGTAAGCATTGTAAGCTATTGAGGATTCATCAGCATGAAAGTGAAAAGAAATATCCCCTAGTTTCCAAAATCGCAGGACGAAAGCCAAAACAAAAATAGCAAAAAGAGATAATTTTTGCGCTTTACTCATAATTTCAAAGACTTTCTAATAAATCTAAGAAAGACACAAAATCCTAAAAATATAGAAAAAAAGAATAAGGGCAAGTATAAAAGCAAAGATCTTTCAGATGGTAACAAGATACTGAAAAACATAGCCAAAACAAGGTATATAAAAAACT contains:
- a CDS encoding Glycosyl transferase family 39, whose product is MSKAQKLSLFAIFVLAFVLRFWKLGDISFHFHADESSIAYNAYSLIKTGRDMYGQTFPILFRANGSYQPPVYTYLTTIPVFLFGNTIFAARFVSAFSGVLLVILSFYFWKFFGLGKKEEKILQGVFAALFVAISPWSVHFGRLTAEGNLVVLVFGLGVFFTLLSLEKSRRQTLFFVLGCLFLGLSTHTYYTERVTAFLYIFFFIILSRNYFKANKKALLYGFFVFLLFILPHLYIAKTGALTRRLAQVGYFSDPAFVNSDFSGKVLFAFKNFAGHYLDYFSPKNLFFNSGNELGRVGPDLSVFYPLFLFLAVLGLRGFINNIDRNIVKVFSFLILISPVPAGLTGDIFFPIRVLVFLWLITNIISYGFYMVFKFIKNGLFRLLVFSLLLIYSLFILYTSRFVLFKYRIVNSEGSFPYLKLLKQIDKYRENKIYIDRTDRAWGIGTVSAYILGADPYLMQNNLKSQLITPYYSGEVNPYEIFVIDNIIIKPIEWGEICGKDLLLVGDRFSVSQDQMKSHFLTKVFEIEDLRGEAYLFGYNTNKPCSER